In Planctomycetota bacterium, a genomic segment contains:
- a CDS encoding acetyl-CoA carboxylase carboxyltransferase subunit alpha, with the protein MDNVRIKTEVLEFEAPILELENKIIELEKFSALAEVDLSDEIKKLHERANRLKTEIYKNLSPWQRVQLARHPGRPDFHDFVQLLFTDFIELHGDRSFRDDPALVCGLARLDDQKVMLVGMKRGKTVRERIASNFGCPHPEGYRKAMLKMQLAEKLRIPIITFINTPGAYPGIGAEERGQALVIAKNIFEMSKLRTPIICLVTGEGGSGGALAIGVGDKFAIMENAYFSVISPEGCAAILWKSSTKAPEAAKVLKLIPKALLELGIVDEIVPEPIGGAHRDHQTTAFNIKSVFLRYLTELKSLPMDQLLQKRYEKYRKIGRFIDDELKTATKPLSPNTTR; encoded by the coding sequence ATGGATAATGTAAGAATAAAGACCGAGGTGTTGGAGTTTGAAGCGCCGATATTGGAGCTGGAAAACAAGATTATAGAGCTCGAGAAATTCTCGGCACTCGCGGAGGTGGATCTGTCTGATGAGATAAAAAAACTCCATGAGCGGGCTAACCGCCTGAAAACCGAGATATACAAAAATCTCTCCCCCTGGCAGAGGGTCCAGCTTGCCCGCCACCCGGGCAGGCCGGATTTCCACGATTTCGTCCAGCTCTTGTTTACCGACTTTATAGAACTACACGGCGACCGCTCTTTCCGCGATGACCCGGCTCTGGTCTGCGGCTTAGCCCGCCTGGACGACCAAAAAGTGATGCTGGTCGGCATGAAGCGCGGCAAAACCGTGCGGGAACGAATCGCCTCCAATTTCGGCTGTCCCCATCCGGAAGGCTACCGCAAGGCAATGCTTAAGATGCAGCTTGCGGAAAAATTGCGTATACCCATCATTACATTTATAAACACGCCCGGCGCATATCCGGGCATCGGCGCCGAGGAACGCGGGCAGGCGCTGGTCATTGCCAAAAATATCTTTGAGATGTCCAAGCTTCGAACCCCGATAATCTGCCTGGTCACCGGAGAAGGCGGGAGCGGCGGCGCTTTGGCTATCGGCGTGGGCGATAAATTCGCCATTATGGAAAACGCCTATTTCTCCGTCATCTCCCCTGAAGGCTGCGCGGCTATCCTCTGGAAAAGCTCGACCAAGGCCCCTGAAGCGGCTAAGGTCCTGAAACTTATCCCGAAAGCACTGCTCGAACTGGGAATCGTGGATGAAATTGTCCCCGAGCCTATCGGCGGAGCACACCGCGACCATCAGACAACCGCTTTTAATATCAAATCGGTCTTTCTGCGCTACCTGACTGAACTGAAAAGCTTGCCGATGGACCAGCTGCTCCAGAAAAGGTATGAAAAATACCGCAAAATCGGCAGGTTTATAGATGATGAACTGAAAACCGCTACCAAGCCGTTATCACCCAATACCACCCGTTAG
- a CDS encoding trypsin-like peptidase domain-containing protein — MLKRILLIIILGILGIGLTVWATKPAELPPDVIIIRPLSTKDNPYQREYDEMLKPAVMITTLSGRGTGVIIPGSLVHQSTGSLANEQLNNSTVELYVLTAAHVVGNYAKVEVTFYDYSHEGTKSLSASVVITDTVKDLALLSLKTDNYNLKTAALANRDYKYYLFAPVYVVGCSLGLNPRPSSGIVSAISFDSVEITAPILPGNSGGPVYTADTHELIGIAVWVRLCGNQLVTTMAGIVPISEIYDFLDSAPCLTAGTPYPHTRTPNYSGYPRNKVEWGQSGVPETKWSGATKTLRHQEKLSDFVPSWQINHRKELDYAESNVEFLAGCGQDGYQNRFGYIKTEDGVPINRDERPRNEVKGKSQTLGLGRLLASSRTVSGRQDAAGSPNGLYILMQLSDNSVGLAESPEPLLVSGREDTTMSTTRIWIKLAINPLTTAVPQMAELWANGLSNNAGKLIDRLQAVIPDEVSYLSRLAEPAQQEYQKVLDPSFISRKGKNKAKINTTQAYKIKKAWTKYLKNLNFMFETIDGVVAKRFKDKVDSSKEAYAERLSETTLSLTGIKSLESGPARIAVYWLTGDSKAKGLMRASDEYVVPSEPFNVTTVEKRNSLRALVMSRLIQSGMAIMHSSLSKPLIDELNLLDNSLVQGMIDPALGLESFAPGGASHLDFVKENGQLFLEVKVSQV; from the coding sequence ATGCTGAAGAGAATATTGCTTATAATAATATTAGGAATTCTGGGTATCGGGCTGACGGTTTGGGCGACCAAGCCGGCGGAACTGCCGCCGGATGTGATTATCATCCGCCCCTTATCTACTAAGGACAACCCATATCAACGGGAATATGATGAAATGCTCAAACCTGCTGTCATGATTACGACATTATCAGGCAGAGGAACTGGCGTAATCATTCCAGGTTCATTGGTTCATCAGTCCACCGGCTCATTAGCTAATGAACAGTTGAACAATTCAACGGTTGAACTTTACGTTTTGACTGCTGCTCACGTGGTGGGGAATTACGCCAAGGTCGAGGTGACATTCTACGATTATAGCCACGAAGGCACAAAGTCACTAAGCGCTTCTGTAGTTATTACGGATACGGTTAAAGATTTGGCATTGCTTAGTCTGAAAACTGACAACTATAATCTAAAAACTGCTGCGTTAGCAAATAGGGATTATAAGTATTATCTGTTTGCCCCGGTGTATGTTGTCGGGTGTTCATTGGGGCTTAACCCAAGGCCGTCTTCAGGAATCGTCTCGGCTATCAGCTTTGATTCAGTAGAAATCACAGCTCCGATACTTCCGGGTAATTCCGGTGGACCCGTTTACACGGCAGATACGCACGAACTGATTGGGATAGCCGTATGGGTTCGGCTATGCGGTAATCAACTTGTTACGACCATGGCGGGAATTGTTCCCATCTCGGAAATATACGATTTCCTGGATTCAGCCCCATGCCTAACGGCAGGGACTCCCTATCCCCATACGAGGACTCCCAATTATTCGGGGTATCCCCGAAACAAAGTGGAGTGGGGTCAATCGGGTGTCCCCGAAACGAAGTGGAGCGGGGCCACCAAGACTCTAAGACACCAAGAAAAACTTAGTGACTTTGTGCCTTCGTGGCAAATAAACCACAGGAAGGAGTTAGACTATGCTGAAAGTAATGTCGAGTTTCTGGCTGGGTGTGGCCAGGACGGTTATCAAAATCGTTTTGGCTATATTAAAACGGAAGACGGAGTCCCGATAAATCGGGACGAACGTCCCCGGAACGAAGTGAAGGGGAAAAGTCAAACGTTGGGATTGGGTCGGCTTTTAGCGTCATCCCGCACTGTGAGCGGGAGGCAAGACGCAGCCGGCTCTCCCAACGGTTTATATATATTAATGCAATTATCCGACAATAGTGTCGGTTTAGCAGAAAGCCCTGAACCATTATTGGTATCAGGGCGGGAGGATACTACGATGAGTACCACAAGAATATGGATAAAGTTAGCGATAAACCCGTTAACAACCGCCGTGCCTCAGATGGCGGAACTTTGGGCAAATGGCTTGTCCAATAACGCGGGAAAACTGATTGACCGCCTTCAAGCGGTAATTCCCGACGAGGTTTCCTATCTTTCACGGCTTGCCGAGCCTGCGCAACAGGAATATCAGAAGGTTCTTGATCCTTCTTTTATCAGCCGTAAGGGTAAGAACAAGGCCAAAATCAATACCACCCAGGCTTATAAAATCAAGAAGGCATGGACGAAATACCTGAAGAATCTTAATTTTATGTTTGAGACCATTGACGGCGTTGTCGCCAAGCGGTTCAAGGATAAGGTTGATTCTTCCAAGGAAGCTTATGCCGAACGCTTAAGCGAAACCACGCTCTCCTTAACCGGTATTAAATCGCTGGAAAGCGGTCCGGCAAGGATTGCGGTCTACTGGCTGACCGGTGATTCAAAAGCCAAGGGGCTGATGAGGGCATCGGACGAATATGTCGTTCCGAGCGAACCCTTCAACGTCACCACGGTGGAGAAAAGGAATTCCCTGAGAGCGCTTGTCATGTCTCGCCTGATACAAAGCGGAATGGCGATTATGCATTCGAGCCTTTCAAAGCCTTTAATCGACGAATTAAACCTTCTGGATAACTCGCTTGTCCAGGGGATGATTGATCCGGCATTAGGGCTGGAGTCCTTTGCTCCGGGCGGTGCTTCTCACTTGGACTTCGTCAAGGAGAACGGACAGTTGTTTTTAGAGGTGAAGGTGTCACAGGTATGA
- a CDS encoding ATP-binding protein has translation MIPQRKLKMTFAGRFIDLLGHQMYGGPVPSVAELIANSWDADSKKVEITIPEASPQENPDAQIIIKDYGEGMTFDEINDFYLHIGYERRKNRGERTTGNRLVMGRKGIGKLAGFGIAEDMVLTSVKNGHLIEFNLNYTTLKSKAEISGFEFLPDKDEKSNEPNGVTVILKNLKFNNRINVESFRKSMSRRFALNTIEMQVHINGQSLTKETLDFEYLTSTNGEQWTEEEVAGFGKVKYWFGFLKETIKDKELRGISVFARDRVAQFTPFHFNLSGGINGQVGLEYLTGQVKAEILDEDIDYIATPRQTVNWQFGNAPILEKWGQDKIKELCRDWKKRSDQRKLDKFKHDYSEFAPIISGLPRQEQSDLTTALEKIAGIERINEDDFRIIARSMIAGVERESVKKIIRRINATDENALPDLFDAIKEWDIISAVSTAEVVAGKIEIIKQFRNHIEERLPEKAPTGTLDMQTFIKTHPWLLGPQYEQLKPADFYHEHGIDKWIEEITEEIDKKELPFKKEERENRRFDLLCIKNDWLIVILELMKPGLPIDYDHIMRLNRYITRIQDAIKSKGTLPEFQNKTVYGFLIADKPQADTSLGETITALRHLLDVITWKGLLELVEARYREFLELLKMQAPEDPRMKGYINPQ, from the coding sequence ATGATTCCCCAAAGAAAACTCAAAATGACATTTGCCGGAAGATTTATTGATTTGCTTGGACATCAAATGTATGGTGGGCCAGTTCCGTCAGTTGCGGAACTTATTGCAAATTCATGGGATGCTGATTCTAAAAAAGTGGAGATAACTATACCCGAAGCCTCACCACAAGAAAACCCCGATGCGCAAATAATAATAAAAGATTACGGAGAGGGAATGACCTTTGATGAAATAAATGACTTTTATTTGCATATTGGGTATGAAAGAAGAAAAAATCGCGGAGAACGAACAACAGGTAATAGATTAGTTATGGGAAGAAAAGGTATAGGTAAATTGGCGGGATTTGGAATTGCCGAAGATATGGTTTTGACCAGCGTTAAGAACGGGCATTTGATTGAATTTAATTTAAATTATACCACACTAAAATCTAAAGCCGAGATAAGCGGTTTTGAGTTTTTGCCAGATAAAGACGAGAAATCAAACGAACCAAATGGTGTCACGGTAATATTAAAAAATCTTAAATTTAATAATAGAATAAATGTTGAGAGTTTTAGAAAGAGCATGAGTAGAAGATTTGCATTAAATACTATCGAAATGCAAGTACATATAAACGGACAATCGTTAACAAAAGAAACTCTAGATTTTGAATACTTAACGTCCACTAATGGTGAACAATGGACGGAAGAGGAAGTTGCCGGTTTCGGAAAAGTTAAATATTGGTTTGGGTTCCTAAAAGAAACCATTAAGGATAAAGAATTAAGGGGAATATCTGTTTTCGCACGAGATAGAGTAGCTCAATTTACTCCATTTCATTTTAATCTAAGTGGAGGAATAAATGGTCAAGTTGGATTAGAATATCTTACCGGACAAGTTAAAGCTGAAATATTAGATGAAGATATAGATTATATTGCTACCCCTCGGCAAACTGTAAACTGGCAATTTGGGAACGCACCCATTCTTGAAAAATGGGGGCAAGATAAAATAAAAGAATTATGCCGGGATTGGAAAAAACGTAGCGACCAAAGAAAACTTGATAAATTCAAACATGATTATTCGGAGTTTGCTCCTATTATTAGTGGCCTTCCCCGTCAAGAACAAAGCGATTTAACCACAGCTCTTGAAAAGATTGCTGGGATAGAACGAATTAATGAAGATGATTTCAGAATTATTGCCCGGTCAATGATTGCGGGAGTGGAAAGGGAAAGCGTAAAAAAAATAATACGTAGGATTAATGCAACTGATGAAAATGCCTTGCCGGATTTGTTTGATGCTATTAAAGAATGGGATATTATTAGCGCGGTTTCTACCGCAGAAGTAGTGGCAGGGAAAATCGAAATTATAAAACAATTTAGAAATCATATAGAAGAAAGATTACCAGAAAAAGCACCGACCGGAACCCTTGATATGCAAACCTTTATTAAAACCCACCCTTGGTTATTAGGTCCACAATACGAACAGTTAAAACCCGCGGATTTTTATCATGAACATGGGATAGATAAGTGGATTGAAGAAATTACTGAAGAGATTGATAAAAAGGAATTGCCTTTTAAAAAGGAGGAAAGAGAAAATCGCAGGTTTGATTTATTATGTATTAAAAACGATTGGTTAATAGTTATTTTGGAATTAATGAAACCCGGATTACCTATTGATTATGATCATATTATGAGGTTAAATAGATATATAACTAGGATACAAGATGCCATTAAAAGTAAAGGTACACTTCCGGAATTTCAAAATAAAACAGTATATGGATTTTTAATTGCTGATAAACCACAAGCAGATACTTCGTTAGGCGAGACAATAACTGCTCTTAGGCATTTATTAGATGTTATTACATGGAAAGGACTTTTAGAGTTAGTAGAGGCTCGTTATAGGGAATTTTTGGAATTATTAAAGATGCAAGCCCCCGAAGACCCAAGAATGAAAGGGTATATCAATCCCCAATAA
- a CDS encoding DUF4396 domain-containing protein yields MMQEKHDGGAPSLNRIAFKATAHCLAGCSIGEVLGMVIGAALKWENWPTVALSIVLAFIFGYLMTLSPLLKAKMKLGTAIMLALAADTLSITIMEIIDNGVMLVIPDAMSAGVGQPIFWFSLFISLVLAGLAAFPANRWLISRGRGHALVKNHHHMHH; encoded by the coding sequence ATGATGCAGGAAAAACACGATGGCGGCGCGCCTTCCTTAAACCGTATCGCTTTCAAAGCAACTGCCCATTGCCTGGCCGGCTGTTCGATTGGCGAAGTCCTGGGGATGGTAATCGGCGCGGCATTAAAGTGGGAAAACTGGCCGACCGTCGCGCTTTCCATAGTGCTCGCCTTTATTTTCGGCTACCTGATGACGTTAAGCCCGCTTCTCAAGGCAAAAATGAAGTTGGGCACGGCGATAATGCTGGCTTTAGCGGCAGATACCCTTTCCATCACCATTATGGAAATTATTGATAATGGGGTAATGCTTGTTATCCCGGATGCCATGTCCGCTGGTGTTGGCCAGCCGATTTTTTGGTTCAGCCTTTTTATTTCGCTTGTTCTTGCCGGGCTTGCCGCGTTTCCGGCGAACCGCTGGCTGATTTCACGCGGCAGAGGGCACGCGCTTGTCAAAAACCATCATCATATGCATCATTAA
- a CDS encoding phosphatidylserine/phosphatidylglycerophosphate/cardiolipin synthase family protein, translating into MKYKFYITSVKAWNAMLRAISGAKKSIYLEMYIFADNTKHYNFFETLKQKAMAGVKVKIIIDSFGSLEMPSQTVEEIRASGIELLFFSYWLQRTHKKILVVDEKIAFLGGVNIHKVFRKWNDLQMRIEGPIAKSVLKSFAHTYRHCGGADPELLRHVNEKGLLNKTKLWVLENWHFKRKRFITQRYRESIINAKKSIVITTPYFAPAKWLIGELHQAVLRGVDVQVILPKETDSWMLDRVNYFYLYQMHKLGIKFYLQKEMNHAKTMIIDDTEGVIGSQNIDPLSFDYNVEIGLFFREKNMVRDIRKIVDGWKQASDIFKPFRKPLWLDYLIAPIIRVLQSIL; encoded by the coding sequence ATGAAATATAAATTCTACATCACATCGGTAAAGGCCTGGAACGCGATGCTTAGGGCGATATCCGGCGCCAAGAAATCAATCTACCTGGAAATGTATATCTTCGCCGATAACACCAAGCACTATAATTTCTTTGAAACGCTCAAGCAAAAAGCAATGGCGGGCGTGAAAGTGAAAATCATCATTGATTCTTTCGGAAGCCTGGAAATGCCGTCGCAAACCGTCGAAGAAATCCGGGCGTCCGGAATAGAACTCCTCTTTTTCAGCTATTGGCTCCAGCGCACCCATAAGAAGATATTGGTGGTGGACGAGAAAATCGCTTTCCTGGGAGGGGTGAATATCCACAAGGTTTTCCGTAAGTGGAATGACCTGCAGATGCGCATAGAAGGCCCGATTGCGAAAAGCGTCCTAAAATCTTTTGCCCACACCTACCGCCACTGCGGAGGGGCGGATCCGGAGCTTCTCCGGCACGTCAATGAGAAAGGGCTTTTAAATAAAACCAAATTATGGGTTCTCGAAAACTGGCATTTTAAAAGAAAAAGATTCATAACGCAGCGTTACCGGGAAAGCATAATAAACGCGAAGAAGAGCATCGTCATAACGACCCCTTATTTCGCTCCGGCAAAATGGCTCATCGGCGAGCTTCATCAGGCGGTGCTCCGGGGCGTCGATGTCCAGGTGATTTTGCCTAAGGAGACGGATTCCTGGATGCTGGACAGGGTCAATTACTTTTATCTTTACCAGATGCATAAGCTGGGAATAAAATTTTATCTGCAGAAAGAGATGAATCACGCGAAAACCATGATTATCGACGATACGGAAGGCGTAATCGGCTCTCAAAATATCGACCCGCTTTCTTTCGATTATAACGTGGAAATAGGATTATTCTTCAGGGAAAAAAATATGGTCCGGGATATCCGGAAAATCGTCGATGGCTGGAAGCAGGCGTCAGATATTTTTAAGCCGTTCAGGAAGCCTTTATGGCTCGATTACCTCATCGCGCCGATTATCCGGGTTCTCCAGTCAATACTTTAA
- a CDS encoding PGPGW domain-containing protein, with amino-acid sequence MTDIFTKSVKQAKRVVIIVIGFTVLLIGIAMIVLPGPAIIVIPLGLAILGTEFIWARVLLKKTKAKFRDIIKAVKPDKPK; translated from the coding sequence ATGACGGATATTTTCACTAAAAGCGTTAAGCAGGCGAAAAGGGTGGTAATAATCGTAATAGGTTTTACGGTGCTCCTGATTGGAATTGCCATGATCGTCTTGCCGGGGCCGGCAATCATAGTGATTCCTCTCGGCCTGGCAATACTCGGCACCGAATTTATCTGGGCGAGAGTCTTATTGAAAAAGACAAAAGCCAAGTTCCGGGATATAATAAAAGCGGTTAAACCGGACAAGCCCAAGTAA
- a CDS encoding zf-HC2 domain-containing protein yields MKCSKVSENLSAHLDKALDEATTKSVSEHLASCPACRKEFNLLKATWKMLDEFKPVPVPEGFADRIMERVQSGEIRVTPRHLIPAWVPYLASAAVLLLTITIGIFYSPSIPQMNESNAVSDSFIDELAAIEDMEQDETLDISENIIDETESESALDELALSEESFDELFSEE; encoded by the coding sequence ATGAAATGCTCAAAAGTATCGGAAAATCTTTCGGCTCACCTGGATAAGGCTTTGGATGAAGCCACGACCAAATCCGTCTCCGAACACCTGGCTTCCTGCCCGGCTTGCCGGAAGGAATTCAATCTCCTTAAGGCAACCTGGAAAATGCTGGATGAATTCAAGCCCGTCCCGGTTCCTGAAGGCTTTGCCGACCGGATAATGGAACGCGTCCAATCAGGCGAAATACGGGTTACGCCAAGGCATCTTATCCCGGCGTGGGTGCCGTACCTGGCTTCTGCCGCGGTATTGCTCCTGACCATTACCATAGGGATATTTTATTCTCCATCAATTCCGCAGATGAATGAAAGCAATGCAGTGAGCGACAGTTTTATAGATGAGCTGGCCGCTATCGAGGATATGGAACAGGATGAAACGCTGGATATTTCAGAGAACATAATTGACGAAACAGAATCAGAATCGGCCTTGGATGAACTGGCACTATCGGAAGAATCTTTTGACGAATTGTTTTCCGAAGAATAG
- a CDS encoding DNA cytosine methyltransferase: MKKYISLDLFCGCGGLSTGMVKAGFDVKAAVDNDADSVKTYRLNHPDCKVIKSDIRKVTPLSVKKLLKGQRLHLLAGCPPCQGFSSVRRRNGRNVKDKRNKLILEYLRFVKKLKPLTIMLENVPGLTNYNLFKTMVKKLNSLGYKLKHDTINIKNYGIPQRRKRLVLIGSLLGKIDIATGNGEKVTVRDAIGNLGSIKKTSDPLHKITVKHTQRIKDMIKLIPKNGGSRSDLPEEYKLLCHTKENVGFNDIYGRLKWDDNSATITGGCLNPSKGRFLHPTENRVITPREAALLQSFPKSYKFPTDIPKASLALLIGNALPPKFSYIQSKNIKKHLDKYLDQPI, encoded by the coding sequence ATGAAAAAGTATATATCGTTAGATTTATTCTGTGGTTGTGGTGGATTGTCTACAGGAATGGTTAAAGCGGGTTTTGATGTAAAAGCCGCCGTAGATAATGATGCCGATTCTGTTAAAACATATAGACTAAATCATCCTGATTGCAAGGTTATTAAATCTGATATCCGTAAGGTTACCCCCTTATCCGTTAAGAAATTATTGAAGGGACAACGTCTTCATCTTCTTGCCGGATGTCCGCCTTGCCAAGGGTTTTCTTCGGTTCGTCGCCGTAATGGGCGAAACGTTAAAGACAAAAGAAACAAGCTTATATTGGAATATCTAAGGTTTGTTAAAAAATTAAAACCTTTAACTATAATGTTGGAGAATGTTCCTGGATTGACAAATTATAATCTATTTAAAACTATGGTCAAGAAGCTTAACAGCTTAGGCTATAAGCTTAAACATGATACCATTAATATAAAGAATTATGGTATCCCGCAGCGCAGAAAAAGATTGGTATTAATCGGTTCTTTGTTAGGGAAAATCGATATTGCAACCGGTAACGGGGAAAAGGTTACCGTAAGAGACGCTATTGGTAATTTAGGGTCGATTAAAAAAACATCCGATCCTTTACATAAAATAACGGTAAAGCATACCCAGAGAATAAAAGATATGATAAAACTAATTCCCAAAAATGGTGGGAGCAGATCCGATTTACCCGAAGAATACAAATTATTATGCCATACTAAGGAAAATGTAGGATTTAATGATATTTACGGTCGATTAAAATGGGATGATAACTCGGCGACAATAACCGGCGGGTGTTTAAATCCTTCAAAAGGGAGATTTTTACACCCTACCGAGAATCGGGTTATTACTCCAAGAGAAGCGGCATTATTGCAGTCGTTTCCGAAATCATACAAATTCCCAACCGATATTCCCAAAGCATCGTTAGCTTTATTAATCGGTAACGCCTTACCGCCGAAATTTAGTTATATTCAATCAAAGAATATTAAAAAGCACTTGGATAAATACCTTGACCAACCTATTTAG
- a CDS encoding endonuclease/exonuclease/phosphatase family protein codes for MKLHLLTINVHKGFSPLNRRFVLPRIKDAIHSTQADIVFLQEIVGENTRKAAKHYDWPAKPQHEYIANAPIFNHAYGKNAVYAAGHHGNAILSRFRILDSEKMDVSTNMFEKRGILYSRLKIPHHRHPLHCVCVHMGLFHISRKKQFRKLRDYIRRVVPDNEPLIVAGDFNEWRKNKKDELETHLGMKDAGLEIHGRKLKTFPALLPVLPLDRIYLKGFKVLKARILHKGMWKNLSDHAGFSAEVEIPHL; via the coding sequence ATGAAACTGCACCTTTTGACTATTAACGTCCATAAGGGCTTTTCGCCCCTGAACCGGCGCTTTGTCCTGCCACGGATTAAGGACGCCATCCATTCGACACAGGCGGATATCGTTTTCCTACAGGAGATTGTCGGCGAAAATACCAGGAAAGCGGCCAAACATTACGACTGGCCCGCTAAGCCCCAGCATGAATATATCGCTAATGCCCCCATCTTTAACCATGCCTACGGGAAAAACGCGGTTTATGCCGCCGGACACCACGGCAACGCGATACTCTCCCGCTTCCGGATATTGGATTCTGAAAAGATGGATGTCTCCACCAACATGTTTGAAAAAAGGGGCATCCTCTACAGCCGGCTGAAAATACCTCACCATCGCCATCCTTTGCATTGCGTCTGCGTCCATATGGGGCTCTTCCACATCTCCAGGAAGAAGCAGTTCAGGAAACTCCGGGACTACATCCGCCGGGTGGTGCCGGATAACGAGCCGCTTATCGTGGCCGGCGATTTTAACGAGTGGCGCAAGAACAAGAAAGACGAGCTGGAAACGCACCTGGGGATGAAGGATGCCGGGCTGGAAATCCACGGCCGGAAGCTCAAGACCTTCCCGGCGCTCCTGCCGGTTTTGCCTTTAGACCGCATTTACCTCAAGGGCTTTAAGGTCCTGAAAGCGCGGATTCTCCATAAAGGAATGTGGAAAAACCTTTCCGACCATGCCGGTTTCTCGGCGGAAGTGGAGATACCCCATCTCTAA
- a CDS encoding VOC family protein produces the protein MKLHEIELFSKDPEASRRFYHELLRLTVRVDQKELKVFDSGVKGLDLDVSGHNPGKTQISFLVLDLEETIRQLKERGAKIPEPFDSHLGMRGIRLEDPDGNIVVIHAPTETSPEWLMNQVKFAGNTR, from the coding sequence ATGAAACTTCACGAAATAGAGCTTTTCTCAAAAGACCCTGAAGCGAGCAGGCGCTTTTACCACGAGCTTCTAAGGCTTACGGTTCGGGTGGACCAGAAGGAATTAAAGGTGTTTGATTCCGGCGTTAAAGGTCTGGATTTGGATGTATCCGGCCACAATCCGGGGAAAACGCAGATTTCTTTCCTTGTCCTTGACCTTGAAGAGACTATCAGGCAACTTAAAGAGCGGGGTGCGAAAATTCCGGAGCCGTTTGATTCTCATCTCGGGATGAGGGGGATTAGGCTGGAAGACCCGGACGGTAATATCGTGGTAATACACGCGCCAACGGAAACCTCGCCCGAATGGCTGATGAATCAGGTAAAATTTGCAGGAAATACGAGATAA
- the vsr gene encoding DNA mismatch endonuclease Vsr, translated as MADSFSKRKRSSIMRAVKSRGNKSTELKLIEIFRRARIKGWRRRFMLVGNPDFVFPSKRIVVFADGCFWHGHNCRELIPKSNAAFWKNKIKRNKERDRKVTKTLKSLGWKVLRIWECAIKKGVLRLAALLNN; from the coding sequence ATGGCGGATAGTTTTTCCAAAAGAAAACGCTCGTCTATAATGCGAGCCGTAAAATCGCGCGGAAACAAATCAACCGAGTTGAAACTGATAGAAATCTTTAGGCGAGCCAGAATAAAAGGGTGGCGCAGGAGATTTATGCTTGTTGGGAATCCGGATTTCGTTTTTCCGTCTAAGAGAATAGTAGTTTTCGCAGACGGCTGTTTTTGGCACGGGCATAACTGTAGGGAGCTAATTCCAAAAAGTAACGCGGCATTTTGGAAAAATAAAATAAAGCGTAATAAAGAACGCGATAGGAAAGTCACAAAAACGCTGAAATCATTAGGCTGGAAAGTCCTGCGTATTTGGGAATGCGCTATTAAAAAAGGAGTATTACGATTAGCCGCTTTGTTAAACAATTAA